The genomic segment TTAAACTGATGGCCTTTTTTAGATAGGCCATACCCTTTTCAGGCTCATTGTTCAGGGCATATGCGCAGGCCAGATTATAACAGGGTGTTACAAACTTTGGTTTAATCCTTACCGCCTTTTCAAGGTAATTAATTGCGTCATAATATTTACCCTCATGGAGGTAGAGCGCCCCAATATCATTTAAGGAGGCAATATGGCCCGGGTCTTTATCAAGTATTTCCATGTAAATGGCTAAAGCCTCCTTTACCCTCTTCTCCTTCAATAGAAGAACCGCCTTTTTATACAACGCTTCTCCTGTATCTGTCATGCCTTTTCTATCTATCCCTGATGGCGTGACATTTTTTTCGTTTGAATCAACCTTTTCAAGAACAGTAATATCCCTGTGCTGCCTTTGCATATCTTTGGCGTGTTCAATTGCCGCACCGGTTGCGGCCTGTTCAGTGGTGTCCCCGCTATTTAACCTTATAATATAGAAGATGCCTCCGGCAATAAGTATGATAGCTGCTAGGGCTGCATATATGTACTGCCTGCCTGACACCCCCTCTATGCCAGAGCCTCCACCCCCGATAGACCTGATGTAGCCTATGCGTCCGGCATCCTTCTCCTTCTGCGCCTTTTTGAGTGCCTGATTGATATAACTCATCTTATTCCGCCATCTGATATAAAAGGGCATTTGTCCTTGGCCCTGCAACACCATCCACACGCAGGCCAAAATCACCCTGAAGACGTTTCATCTCATTAAACGTGGATGTGTCATATATCCCGTTCACCTGCACCAGGTAACCTTTTGCCTGAAGGATTTTCTGTAACCGGCTGATCGCCGGGCCTTCCATGCCGATACCATATATCTGGTCGCCGGCATAAACAGGGAATATCCATGTTACTGCCCTTCCCCAGTTTTCAAAGAGAAACAGCTTATCTATCTCCCTGGGATTTCCCTCTGTATCCTGGCATACAGCCCCTTTCTCATTTACACTTGTTATCAGCAGGTATTTTCCATTGGGTGCATCCCTGTTTGTTTTAAGCACAAAGGGTTTTTTCAGCGTTATGTAATATTCAGGGGAAAGCTCAAATGTCTCAAGGCTTAAACGGCCTCCTGTTTCATTGATCCTTTTATCCGGGTTATTCCTGTAAAAAAGGGAAAAGAGCGCTGAGATACTGTTTGCATTGTCAAGGTACAACTCAGGCTCATTTTTGACTACCTTAACAACAGGTGTCTCCTCTTTTTTTTGAGTGGCGACCGCCTCTTTTAACTGCCTGGATAATGAAGCCTCATACATATGTTTCAGGTAAATAAACCCTGTAACCCCTGCTGACACAAGCAGGATAAAGGCAAACAGGATTATATGCAGAGGCCTTACCCATGAAAAGAGCCCCCCCTTTTTTATCACAACGCCTGATCCATACAGGTCATTTGCCGCCTTCTCGATAATGGTTCCGGTTACTGTATATGCCCCCTTTGTGTAGGCGATAAGAAGCGCCCTGTCGCAGATGCTGTTTATTCTCCTGGGTATGCCCTCAGACCTTGAAAATAACCTCTTATATGCCCCGCCTGTAAAGGTGATATTGCCATGACTGCCTGCAACAACAAGCCTGTGTTCAACATACCCCTTTAGCTCCATCTCTCCAAGGGGTTTAAGAAAATAACGCACCAGTATCCTGTCATTAAGCTGTCTCAAGGATGGGGCGCCTATAATATCATTGAGTTCAGGTTGCCCTATCAGTACTATCTGAATCAGCTTTTCCCTTTCTGTCTCAAGGTTTGAGAGCATTCGAAGCTGTTCAAGCACATCCCTTGACAGGTTCTGCGCCTCATCTATGAGCAGGACAGCATTGCCGCCATTGCTGAAATTTTCAAGGAGAAAGCTGTTCAGGGCATCGACATAATCCTTTTTTGTGATCTCCCTGTTATTACCGGTATTAATTCCAACACCGAATTCCTCCACGATCAGTTTCAACAGCTCAATATCGGAGATGTATGAATTAAGAATAAGGGCACTTTTTGTCTTTTCATCCAGCCTGTCAAGGAGCACACGGCAGAGGGTGGTCTTCCCGGCGCCGATGCCCCCTGTAATAAGGATAAACCCCTTCCTCTCATTAATCCCGTAAAGCAGGTGGTCAATCGCCTCCCTGTGGTTGGGGCTCAGGTAAAGATACCTGGGGTCAGGCGTTAGATTGAATGGGGTCTCGGTAAGACCGAAAAATGAATTATACATCCCTTTACCCTCTCCTCTGCCCTCGCCTGATATATGTCCGCCTATTTATCATCATCTTACCCTGATCTGGATATTCCTTACTCTTCCCCTGCGTATGATCTGGTACCCCACTGATTCACTATCCCTGAGACTGCCATAAATGGAGAGCAGGTCCTCCGGGTTTTTGATCTCCCTGCCTTCAATACCCTTTATAATATCACCGCTTCTTAAGCCTGCCTTCCTGAAAATAGAGCCTGCCTTAACGCTCGTTATGGTCATCCCATCAACCACCCCATCCTGCATATGCGGCTGAATAGATGCCTGGGTCATAACCTCCTGGATATTGGAGAGAGCTGTCTCCAGCTCTGCCCTGTTCAGCATAATGGTCTGTACAGGATCTCCCCCGGTACCCGGCGGAGGGGTCATGCCTGAAAAGCCGGGAAAGGGTCCAGATGCAGCTCCCTTCTGCCCCTGGTTTTCATCCTTGAGCAGGATCTCATCCTTTCCATTGAACCTTATTACCACCTTGTTCCTGTATATATTTTTTAGAATAGCACCCTTTATATTGTCACCAATATGGTAGATATCCTGTGTCCTTTTTGACTTGTCTTCAATAATAGCATAGGCATCCTCATCACTCCCTGCAACAGTGCCAAGGAGTATGACATCAAGTGAGGTGGGGTTAAGGTTTTCCACCTGTGAGATGTCATCTATTTTGCCTGTTAAACCGGCACCCGCCCTTCCAAAGATGCTTCTCCTGTTAATCACCTCATAGGCGCTTAATCCGGGGGTAGCAATGCTTTTTGGGGGTGCAGCCTTTACTGCTTCAGCTCTCTGCTTGACCAAAGGTTTTTCAAACCGGGCCTCAATAACTCTGTAAAAGGTATTAACCCCAAGAAAGATTATCAATGCTGTGGCTATTATGTTAATGATGGTAAAAATGTTCTTTGTCATTACATCTGTTATCATATGCACATCACCTTATTACTGGTAGCGGGTTCGTTAAGGTACCCTGTATATCAAACTTCAGTTTGCCATTCTTCATTATATTTGATGACTCTATGGCCCCTGCAATATCAGGCATCTCGATCTTCATTTCAGGGGTTGGGGTTATCTCAGCGGAAAACCTTAACCCGCTCGAAAGTATATCCCTTTTCAACTGGAGATCGCCCCTTGCCTTCCCATTGATTGGGCCGCCTTTCATTGAGAGATCCTTTACATTAAACCTCATATTATCAAGAACCCCTGTAAGACTTATCTTTTCAAACCCTATGTCCCTTACATCAAACAGCGGCAGGACAGGCTTTATAATGCCTTTTTTTGCATCAAGAGAGATATCGCCTTTTCCGTTTATAAAGTCGGAAGGGTTGCCTGTAAAGCTGACTCTTCCTGCCAGCACGCCCTCTATATACTTACCTGTACCAGGAAGGATAAAGGGCTTTCCATCAAGTATAATGTCATCTATATCTATTGTAATGTTACAGCTCTCTTTATCCTTTTCTTCAAAAATACCGGATATCTCCCCGCCATTTACCCGGCTTGTAAAGGTTACTTTATTTCGGCCAAAAAGCAGGCCGGTTATAGAAACCCTTAAGGATGTCTTTTCAGAGACATAGAGGAGCTCGTAAGGATTATACTTTAGCGCGACCTCAAGCCCCCTGATCCTGATGCCAAGGGGTAATATAAGCCTTGTATCCTCGAAACTGATACTTAAGTCCGGGAACCTCTTTTCTGCCTGGGCGTTCAAAAAACCATTCAGTATTCTATCAGGGAACATGATATATAAAAAGAGAATCAGCAGGAGCGCTATATAGACCAGGTACCAGTACCTGTTATTTCCCTTAAGAGCCTCTATCATAACTCAGTTCATACCCTGCTATATTCTCTTATATGTGAGCACCCTGATAGTCGCATCAAGGTAGCCCTCTTCCTTTTTGTTATCCCTGATGGTGATCCTGCTAATATATATAAACTTTTCCGGCTTCTCGATCCGGTATAAAAACTCTGTAAGCTGTGCCAAAGATACCGCCTCGATGGGAAGTTCAACAATGTCTTCAATGAAATTCCCCTGTTTTTTGCCTTCTGTGGGCC from the Desulfatiglans sp. genome contains:
- a CDS encoding tetratricopeptide repeat protein, which translates into the protein MSYINQALKKAQKEKDAGRIGYIRSIGGGGSGIEGVSGRQYIYAALAAIILIAGGIFYIIRLNSGDTTEQAATGAAIEHAKDMQRQHRDITVLEKVDSNEKNVTPSGIDRKGMTDTGEALYKKAVLLLKEKRVKEALAIYMEILDKDPGHIASLNDIGALYLHEGKYYDAINYLEKAVRIKPKFVTPCYNLACAYALNNEPEKGMAYLKKAISLNKEVKAWAKNDPDLKNLRGQNDFLVLIE
- a CDS encoding AAA family ATPase, giving the protein MYNSFFGLTETPFNLTPDPRYLYLSPNHREAIDHLLYGINERKGFILITGGIGAGKTTLCRVLLDRLDEKTKSALILNSYISDIELLKLIVEEFGVGINTGNNREITKKDYVDALNSFLLENFSNGGNAVLLIDEAQNLSRDVLEQLRMLSNLETEREKLIQIVLIGQPELNDIIGAPSLRQLNDRILVRYFLKPLGEMELKGYVEHRLVVAGSHGNITFTGGAYKRLFSRSEGIPRRINSICDRALLIAYTKGAYTVTGTIIEKAANDLYGSGVVIKKGGLFSWVRPLHIILFAFILLVSAGVTGFIYLKHMYEASLSRQLKEAVATQKKEETPVVKVVKNEPELYLDNANSISALFSLFYRNNPDKRINETGGRLSLETFELSPEYYITLKKPFVLKTNRDAPNGKYLLITSVNEKGAVCQDTEGNPREIDKLFLFENWGRAVTWIFPVYAGDQIYGIGMEGPAISRLQKILQAKGYLVQVNGIYDTSTFNEMKRLQGDFGLRVDGVAGPRTNALLYQMAE
- a CDS encoding PDZ domain-containing protein, whose product is MITDVMTKNIFTIINIIATALIIFLGVNTFYRVIEARFEKPLVKQRAEAVKAAPPKSIATPGLSAYEVINRRSIFGRAGAGLTGKIDDISQVENLNPTSLDVILLGTVAGSDEDAYAIIEDKSKRTQDIYHIGDNIKGAILKNIYRNKVVIRFNGKDEILLKDENQGQKGAASGPFPGFSGMTPPPGTGGDPVQTIMLNRAELETALSNIQEVMTQASIQPHMQDGVVDGMTITSVKAGSIFRKAGLRSGDIIKGIEGREIKNPEDLLSIYGSLRDSESVGYQIIRRGRVRNIQIRVR
- the gspN gene encoding type II secretion system protein GspN, with translation MIEALKGNNRYWYLVYIALLLILFLYIMFPDRILNGFLNAQAEKRFPDLSISFEDTRLILPLGIRIRGLEVALKYNPYELLYVSEKTSLRVSITGLLFGRNKVTFTSRVNGGEISGIFEEKDKESCNITIDIDDIILDGKPFILPGTGKYIEGVLAGRVSFTGNPSDFINGKGDISLDAKKGIIKPVLPLFDVRDIGFEKISLTGVLDNMRFNVKDLSMKGGPINGKARGDLQLKRDILSSGLRFSAEITPTPEMKIEMPDIAGAIESSNIMKNGKLKFDIQGTLTNPLPVIR